The proteins below come from a single Malus domestica chromosome 03, GDT2T_hap1 genomic window:
- the LOC139194860 gene encoding putative receptor-like protein kinase At3g47110 encodes MEFSSIHISIWFIFTQPIFLLFLFSSASSRLAGNEVDRLSLLAFKAEIVTDTLGILSSWNESLHFCRWPGITCGRRHQRVTVLDLRSSGMAGHLSPHIGNLSFLRALNLQNNSFSHTIPPEIGRLFRLERLRLHNNSFSGHIPFNISRCSNLQYLNLYRNTLSGKLPTEIASLSKLRLLKLGRNNFHGKIPPSFGNLSSLEVLSASHNNLHGGIPNSLGQLKSLTFFALSANYLNGTIPPSIYHLSSIKFIYMHRNNLHGTFPPGLGHTMFSNLEIFNFHTNQFTGPVPASISNASNLSLFCISHNKFTGKVPNLAHLSNLYWFAINHNNLGNNVEGELDFVSSLVNCTNLQILSISANNFGGVLTESISNLSTKLRGIYFDENQIHGNIPVRVGNLINLETLYFNDNLLTGTLPSSIVN; translated from the coding sequence ATGGAGTTCTCAAGCATTCATATTAGCATTTGGTTTATTTTCACCCAACcaatctttcttctctttctttttagcTCTGCCTCCTCGCGTTTAGCGGGGAATGAGGTGGATAGGCTTTCCTTGCTTGCCTTCAAAGCTGAAATCGTGACTGATACCCTCGGCATCCTTAGCTCTTGGAATGAATCCCTCCACTTCTGTCGTTGGCCAGGCATCACTTGTGGCCGCAGACACCAGAGAGTTACAGTGCTCGACCTCCGATCAAGCGGGATGGCAGGCCACCTATCTCCCCACATTGGAAACTTGAGCTTTCTGAGGGCTTTAAACCTCCAAAACAATAGCTTCAGCCACACCATTCCTCCAGAAATTGGTCGTTTGTTCCGCTTGGAAAGACTACGCCTTCATAACAACTCCTTCAGTGGTCATATTCCATTCAACATATCACGTTGCTCTAACCTCCAATACCTTAACTTATATCGCAACACTCTTAGTGGCAAACTTCCAACTGAAATTGCCTCATTGTCCAAGCTTCGGCTACTTAAGTTAGGCAGGAACAATTTTCATGGGAAAATCCCACCTTCTTTTGGGAATCTTTCTTCTCTTGAAGTACTATCTGCATCACATAATAATCTGCATGGAGGTATTCCGAATAGCCTTGGCCAGTTGAAAAGCTTGACTTTTTTTGCACTGTCTGCAAATTATTTGAATGGTACCATCCCTCCCTCCATATACCACCTCTCGTCAATTAAATTCATTTATATGCATAGAAACAACCTTCATGGAACTTTTCCTCCTGGCTTGGGCCACACTATGTTTTCAAACCTCGAAATCTTTAATTTCCATACCAACCAATTCACTGGACCAGTACCAGCTTCAATCTCCAATGCCTCAAACCTTTCACTATTTTGTATCTCACACAATAAGTTTACTGGGAAAGTGCCTAATCTGGCACACCTGTCAAATTTGTATTGGTTTGCAATTAATCATAACAACCTTGGAAATAATGTGGAAGGTGAGTTGGATTTCGTCTCTTCTCTAGTTAATTGCACcaatttacaaattttatctATCAGTGCCAATAATTTTGGAGGAGTGCTAACTGAATCTATTAGCAATCTCTCAACGAAGCTCAGGGGAATATATTTTGATGAGAATCAGATACACGGAAACATTCCTGTTAGGGTTGGAAATCTCATCAACTTGGAGACACTATACTTTAACGACAACCTTTTGACAGGTACTTTACCAAGTTCGATA